AGCAGTGACAGGGACACTCCGTGTGCCACCACCCTCCTGGTCACTTTGGGCCGCATCCCGGGCTCAGGTGTCACCCAGCCCGGCACAGCTCCCCCTGGGGCTCCCCGCAGGGCTCCCGGtgctcaggcagcagctcctcactcCCACTCAGGGCTGGCTAAAAATAACCCCCCGGCAGAGCCGCAGCCTGGATCCTGCGGAGAAACGTCGGGAATGTGGAGGGATGAGGCTCCTTCCCGCAGGGCTGCGGCTGGCTCCTCACCCCAGCACCCTGCGGGCTCGGGCTGCCAGTGGGCTCTGCCCCATCAGGGCAGCACCCAGGGGTGATTTTCCACGGttgccagctctgccagagtGGTTTTGGGGCAATTTGGGGCTGAGATGTGCCTTTTCACGGGTGAAATAATCCCTGCCGCAGGTGCCGCGTCTGCCggcagaggtgggagcagcGTGGGGAGAGGGAGCTCCCCTCACTGcatgctgccagctgggagctgcacatCCCCTGTCCTCGTTTTCCGCATTTTCCTGGCGGAGGCGGCTTCTgtgcagccagcccagctgcaaAGCCCGGGATCCAGCTGTCCCgacagccaggagctgctgttcccttcccagcaccctgtgtgggtgtgggtgtgtgtggggtCCCCCCgaggcagcacaggggacaTCCGTGACCCAACAGGGTGGCTAAAGGGGGACAGCAAACATCCGTGCCTGAGGCGTTGGGGTGAAGGAAAGCTCCGGGTGTGGGGGAAGCAcccacagggcagcagcactcacagctctgcagggggaCCAGGGGGACCAGGGGGGTGAGGCTGGGTCagagggaccccaaaagccgcaGTGACATCCCCGTTTGCACTGACCTTGCACAGATCAGGCTCAAACCCAGCTGGGGACGGAGCCCAGGAGCCACCGGCAACCTCGGAGAGTGGGGACGAGGAGGGGGTGGAAAATCCCTCATTTGTCAGCGTATTCCCACGGCAGGGCCTGTCTAGACCAACTTCCTGTTGTCCGGTGGaagctgccctgtgcccacaCACGCTCACATGGCAGTGCAAAGCCTGGCATCCCTCTGTCCTGTCCCGCTGTGGCCACTTCTGTCCCTGTTGAGGGTCACCCcagggtgctggggctgcagggatggacCCTCCACTCCCACCCAGATCTGGATGGCTCCGGGTGGGCTCCGTgccagccccctccccatcccgTGCCAGCCCGATGCTCTCGCACACACCAACCCCTTTATTGTTGTGCCAGGAACCACAGCAGTGGCAAACACTGGGGGAGTGAGGACACAGGTGGCCCAAGACCCCATTGCCAGgacaaaccccaaaaaccacgAGGGGCAGGGGTCCCCAGAGCCAGCTGGGCTAGAGCCAGCCTGCAGAGGTGAGCCTGGTGCTCAGGAGAGGACCTGGGAGCGCTCCCTGAgatgggggagggaggggtcACACTAAGCTTGGAGAGGTGTGGAGggctggagagggtccagccTGAGCTCGGAGTTGGCAGAGCTGGACCTCAGGCCAGACAGGGTCAATCCAcgccttgtgctgctgcaaaacCTGGGCAGGACCCTCACAGTCCCCCCCACTTTTGGGGTCCCTTCTGGGCCTTTGAGGGTCTTACAGTGGCAGAGCCACATCCTGGTGCCAGGAAAGCTCCTGCCCACCTCAGCCTGCCCAGGCTCTCCTTGGAAcacccactgccagccctgtcTCCTGCGGGGACATCTCCGTGGGCACAGGGGGCACCAGGGTGCCCATTCTCTGTCCTTCCAGCACCTTCACTTTCCATCCGGTGACACAGAGCCCACGGGACAGTTCCCCGCTGCCTGGGTAGGGAGGGGGGTCAACGATGAAGGAGTTGGAGAGCAGATGTGACTATTGGGAAGCAGGGAGCCAaattcccagctgtgccccctGGGTGCCCAGCCTCGGCCATGAGGGGATTCCTCTGTGCAGAGAGGGCTCAGGCCTCGTGGTCACTGGCACTCAGGTGGTCCTCGGACAGCCCGGTCTCGTCGATGTTCTCCAGGGAATCCGCGTGCTGCACGGAGAGCTCGGCCAGGCTCACGCTGGGCAGCGTGTTCTGCTCGGGGTACACCCAGGGCTTGTACTCGGGGTCGTGCCGGCGCTTCCACTCTGGGTACTTCAGCCCAGCCTTGTAGATCTTCTTCATCGCCTGCGGgcacagcggggctggggccaccccaggctgtggggacagctcccagctccccccCACTGCGGGTTTTGGGGCgttgggaggggatgggggccTCTCTGCCCCAGCAAGGTGCCCAGTGTATGCCCTGTGTTACTCAGAACCCATCCTGTGAGCCCTGTGTCACTGAGGATCTGTCCTGGGAGCCCTGGGTCACCCAGCACCTGTCCCATGAGTTCTGGATCTTCCAGCATCCATCCTCAGAGTCCTGGGCCACCCAGGACCTGTCCCATGAGTACTGAGTCACCCAGCACCCATTCTGCAAGCCCTGGGTCCTGCAGAACCCATCCTGGGAACCCTGGGCCACCCAGAACCTGTCCTGTAGGCCCTGGGTCACCCAGAACCTGTTTTGTGAGCTCTGGGTCTCCCAGGACCTGTCCCATGAGTTCTGGATCTTCCAGCATCCATCCTCAGAGCCCTGAGCCATCCAACAGCCATCCTGTGGGTCCTGGGCCACCCAGCACCCACCCTGTGGGTGCTGGCTCCCCCGTCCTTCTCCCACCCAGTACCAGGGGTACTTTGGGgcagcccatccctgctgcccgTGACTCCCAGCACCAGCCACGCACCCCCCCTTACCTTCGGTGCCACAAACTGGGACACGCGGTTCACCACCCACTTCGGCAGCGAGCCTGCAAGAGCCCAAAGCCCCATCACTCAGACAAAGCAGGGCCAGCCCCGGAGGAGGCACCACGAGTctgcagcacccccagggctggggtgggcacCCCTTCTTCCTTGGGCCTGGGTGATGGAGAGCCACGGGGGTGAGCTCCGGGTGAGCCCCCGCCCCTCCTGCGGGCACTCACCGCGAGGGTCCACCTGGGTGAGGTAATAGAGGGTGCAGGCTCCGTCCCCGTTCGCCTTGATCAGGTACCCGGTCTGCAGGGACACGGCCCGCACGAAATCCTTGCGGGGCGGGTATTTCTGCGGGGAGATTGCGGGATTCAGAGCCCGCCCGTGCCCGcgggcagccctgcccaggcctGCGGGCAGCCGGGGCTCACCGGGTGCTTGACGCTGTAGTTGATGATCATGTAGTCATtgcccaggggcagccaggagcGCAGCGTGACGAAATCCCGGTTCTTCAGGGGGCTCGGGCACTTCCCTGCGGACAGATCCTGTTTCACCCCAGCCCCCACGGCCCCACACACTCACAGGGGCGTgggcttggggaggggggcgctgggggtcccaggggctgctcacaGGAGTAGTATCCGACATCGGCGTTGACGGTGAGGCGCCCGATGTCGTAGGTCTCGATCATGTTGGAGTCCCATTTCTTGCGGTAGCTGGTGTCGTGCAGCACGTCATAGAGGGTCTCGGCCGGGACGTCCTTGCAGGAGATGCGGGTCTGTGGGGAGACGGCCGGggggcagcacccagccccGGAGCTGTGCCCACCTGGGGGCTTTGGGctgccccgtgtccctgtgccctggagGATGCTCTGCACTGGTGATGCGGGACAGCCCCAGAGCCACcgctcctgcagccagagcgGGGCTGGAAAGACCCGCAGCCCTCAAATGCCTGGTGGAc
Above is a window of Corvus moneduloides isolate bCorMon1 chromosome 15, bCorMon1.pri, whole genome shotgun sequence DNA encoding:
- the LOC116451657 gene encoding START domain-containing protein 10-like, which encodes MSRGGEMVYIPDDSDFSSFRDQCESLEGWHCRYNKAGVTVWSQGQEESCTVQKIKTRISCKDVPAETLYDVLHDTSYRKKWDSNMIETYDIGRLTVNADVGYYSWKCPSPLKNRDFVTLRSWLPLGNDYMIINYSVKHPKYPPRKDFVRAVSLQTGYLIKANGDGACTLYYLTQVDPRGSLPKWVVNRVSQFVAPKAMKKIYKAGLKYPEWKRRHDPEYKPWVYPEQNTLPSVSLAELSVQHADSLENIDETGLSEDHLSASDHEA